The region CGAATTCGACGCCTTTGGATTCGAGAAGCTTGGGCAACTCTAGGTCGAAGATTGGGGTGGTTTCTAAGATTTTTGACTCTTCAGCTGTGTCATCTTTAAGCTGGTAGCGAATCAATTTTTGGCCCACGAAACTCGGGCAACCTGCTCGTCACGAACTTGTTCAATAAAAAAAGCTGTAAGGTACCCGGGCACCCTAGGTCCCATGACAAAGGGAGAGCCAAATTCGCAATTAACAAGATGGCTGGTAAAATAGCAGCAGACTTGTAATGAGGTTTGGACGAGGACGTTGAGGCTTGTCTTTGATCGGCATGGTTCGCTCCCTAACGCTTGTAACTTGCTGGTTCAGGTGGCCGGAGAAGCTCCCACCCATTCAAAGACTCTGTCTGTTCTAACCATTCAAACACTTGGTCCAGCTGCTGAATGGTAAAAAGCCGAACTGCCAAAGAATGATGGGAAGTTGGCTCGAAAGATTATGTTGCTGGCGGATCGCAAGTGAGATCGCATCAGCCGGGATCAACAGCTCTTCCCGCAAGTAACGAATTAGCTGGTTTGAGCAGAATAGTTCATGGTTGAGAGTCGTCAGGGGAGTAAGGCGGAGATTAAATCTCTAAGGCTTGAAAGCAATTGTCTTCATCCTATCGATTTTGAAAAAGATTCAATTGGACAAGCAATATATCAATGCTGCGGGAGGGGAGGGATTGAGTCAGTTTAGGCAAGGAGACCTAAGCGCTTGCCGTTATCGCGGGCAAGACGAATCCAATTTTGGCGCTGAGTCCGCTCAATACCGACTTGATTGCAGAAGTTGGTAATGGCTTTTGAATGCAGAGCGATCGCTTTGCCTCTGAGTTTGGTGAATCGGGGTACCAACAGCAGTGCGAGTAAGAACAACGATAGGCAAACATAACAGACTCCGTAAATGTAACGCTATGTTAACTATGTTAATCAAAGTGTTACAAAATGTCAAGATTCAACTTGACTTTCTGTAGGGTCTCTGAGTTAAAGCTTATTTAGCTAAAAAACAGTTCAAATTTAATTACGGTGAGTTAAAGTTGCCACTAAGAACTCTATTTGAACTTTTAAGTAAATAAATAGCCACTTTCATCTATATTTTCTTGATAATCAGCATCAAAAATAGTTTAATAAGGTGTGCTGATGTGGCGATTTAAGTATTTTTATAGTCTACTTTTGTAAAGCTTTTACATAGAACACAATTAATGTAACGGTATTGTGAACTGAATGGAGATGAGTTGAAGTGACCTAGCCCCAAGCATGATTGTGCAGGGCTAGGGGACTAATAGTGGTTTCTATGCTAGAAGAATTACCCGCTGGGCTTTTATCCAGCAGAATTGAAAGTAATTAATAGCGAATGGCGGGACGCATTCTCGTGGCTAAATCGCCATATATTCTTGCAGCATCACTTTTTGCGATCGCAAAATCTTAAAGGCTTCCCGCTCTACCGGCGAACCCACTCCCGGCTGACGTTCAGACGCTCACCCACTTTTGCTAAGGTCAGTGGATTTTGATCAATCAGGCCGTATCGCAAAGTAATCACTTCCGCTGCTGCGGGCTGAGATCTTGGAGTAGCTTGGCCAAATCAGACCGCAGGGAAGATGCTGTGGCATAGGTATCGGGAGACTCATTGGGATCTTCAAGTAGCTCCCACAGTTCCGTATTCTGCTGATCGCCAATCTGAATATCTAACGAGATCGAGCGACGCGCATAGTTGAGATAGTCTTCAATCTTTTTAGGCGTAAGGTCCATCTCTACCGCTAGCTCTTGGATGGTGGGGTCGCGATGGAGTTTTTGCGACAGTTGGCGTCTAACCTTGCGCAGCTTACTGAGTTTTTCATTGATGTGAATCGGTAAGCGGATGGTTCGTTCTTGTTCTGCGATCGCACGGGTCATAGCTTGACGAATCCACCAGTAGGCATAGGTAGAGAAGCGATAGCCTTCATCGGGTCAAATTTTTCGACACCCCGTTGCAAGCCAATGGTACCTTCTTGAATCAAATCCAAGAACTCAACTTTCGCTTTGTTGTACTTTTTGGCAATTGAGACCACCAAACGCAAATTAGATTCCACCATTTTGCGATTGGCTTTGTGGCCTAACTTCAATTCTTTTTGCAGTTGTGA is a window of Acaryochloris sp. CCMEE 5410 DNA encoding:
- a CDS encoding DUF2949 domain-containing protein encodes the protein MREELLIPADAISLAIRQQHNLSSQLPIILWQFGFLPFSSWTKCLNG